GCCAATGAAGaagtattgtgacaaccaagctgcagTTTACATTGCTAGTAATCCGGTCTTCCATGAGAGAACCAAACACATAGAAGTGGACTACCATTTTGTTCGCGATGCTGTTCtaaagaagctgattgagactccGTTTGTTCCTTTAACGGATCAGTTAGCTGACATGTttactaagtctttgtttgCTCATAGTTTTCGCAATGAGTGTACCAAGCTGAGTATgagtgatgtgtatgctccagcttgagggggagtgttgaactGTCGCTGTTCTCAAAACAGCGCTAAGCCTTGACTTTTGGACAGGTCCGATAGGGGCATACTTGTCCTCTCGGACCTACTTTGCTCCTATTAGGGTTTGGTTCTATGTTTGGGGGGTATACTTGTAATCTTATTCCATATCTTTAATAAATACTAttgatgtaatactgaaattgaggaagctcaaaacagtaccagggtagatcttttctcagagaatagggaattctagatatggagaataggatattgttaaaacttgttgaaaaatgaaaaagatggaacaataaacaataatataacacccgggcttcacaccgcaaggtggatcgactggatcaaacaccaacctaccttgatcaaacacaagagattcttgatcaaacacaagaagagagttgcataagcaaactttgttttaaattctgagttgtccttgaatgtttacaattgatccctatttataggaccaactcaacaaaacattacatacccaacttccaactacaatagtagaaagtcttcacttattaaagttggggtaggaaagtattcaccttccaactactaaagttgaaagagccttcacctaccaactaccaaaagtggaaaaatcctcacctcttaaagttacaatggaaaagtcatcccccaactaccaaaggtggaaaagttttcatcccccaactaccaaaggtggaaaaatcttcatcccccaactaccaaaggtggtggaaaagtcttcacccatcatcacttacaaaagtgaattgattccccaatttagaaaagtaaaaagtaaaagtaaaagtaacttctaaccacttaaattgaaccgatattggaccaacatggaccatggttcaattgaaactaaactaagacataaaacatgaaataaaaactaagtatgaaattaataagcatcaacaaggtaaggccacatgctagttactcttgttggccttcttcctcctacggatgtaggtcttcagatctgcatcagcTCCTCCCGACTTGAANNNNNNNNNNNNNNNNNNNNCAAGTTGACAGACTCGACACCTTTTGATGACATGATCTACGTCTTTTGCAATGTGTGGCCAGTAGTACCGATCAGTCACCTGTATGATGGTCTTGTCCTTGCCGAAGTGGCCTCCCAAACCTCCTCCGTGTAACTCCCTTATGATGTGATGTCGTAGGGAGGAGTCTGGAATGCATAATCGCGTTCCGAAGAACAAATAACCATTGTGGACAGAATATTTAGGGTGTTGCTCACCTTGCTGTAACTCTGCATATAGAACTCTGAAATCCTTATCAGACGCGTACTCATCTCGTATCTGATCAATACTAATGGCATGTGCTGAAAAAGTATTGATAGTGAGAACTTTTCGGCTTAAAGCATCAGTCACCGTGTTCTCTTTACCAGCCTTGTATTTCATCGCAAAGACGAACTCTTGTAGGTAAGCAACCCACTTTGCATGCTTCTGACTGATTGACTTCTGAGAATGGAGATgtttgagtgcttcatgatcgGTGTAAAGAATAAATTCCTTACCAATAAGATAGTGTCTCCAATGGCGTAACACTTGGATGACAGCATAGAGCTCCAAATCGTAAGTCGAGTAGCGTCGCTTGGCATCGTTGAGTTTCTCGCTATAGAAAGCAATAGGGTGCCCTTCTTGTATCAGCACACCTCCCAACCCAATATGCGAAGCATCAGTTGCCACCTCAAATACACGATTAAAATCTGGCAGGCGTAATACCGGGGCCtccgtcatcttcttcttgataagATGGAGGGCTTTTGTCGCCGCTGTTGTCCACTCAAACTTGCCTTTACTCTGCTTCATACATTCGGTAATAGGTGCCATGACTGCACTAAAATTTCGAATGAATCTCCTGTAAAATGAGGCTAGACCgtggaagctacggacttcaGTGATTGTCTTCGGGGTAGGCCAGTtggtgatgctcttgatcttctcaggatcagcttcaacccccttGGAGGAgacaataaaaccaaggaatacaaccttgggcagcataaaggaacacttcttgagattaatgtatagCTTCTCCATACGGAGCACCCTCAAGACTTGCTTCAAATGGTCGATGTGATCATCTGGATGCTTGCTGTAAACTAAGATATCATCAAAGTATACAACCAAAAATCGACCAATAAATGGACGAAGTACCTGTGTCATAACTCGCATGAATGTACTAGGTGCATTCGTCAGACCAAAGGGCATGACCTTCCACTCGAACAGTCCATCCTTGGTTTTGAAGGCGGTCTTCCATTCGTCTCCTGGCCGAATacgaatttgatggtagccgcttcgaaggtccaattttgaaaagGCCTTTGCACCGGACAACATGTCTAGCATATCATCAAGTCGTGGTATGGGAAATCTATACTTAACCGTTATTTTGTTGATTGCTCTGCTGTCGACACACATACGCCATGAGCCATCCTTTTTTGGAGTAAGTAATGCTGGTACAGCACAAGGACTAAGGCTCTCAATGATAAACCCCTTCTTTAGTAGTTCATCAACTTGCCTTTTGAGCTCAGTGTGTTCTGTAGGACTGAGACGGTAAGCTGGAAGGTTGGGAAGCACAgaaccaggtaccaagtcaatagcATGCTGAATATCGCGCATGGGAGGGAGCTTATTAGGTAGCTCGTCAGGTACTAAATCAGAAAAGTCTGTTAGAAGCTCTCTAATAGGCCGTGTGAGCTGAACTGTTGGTGGTGGAGTGACCTCTCTAGTAACCAGGGCTAATATCATGCCTGTATCATGGCTAGTTCGCTCAAACTGCTTTTGTGGAACAGCTAAGATCTTCTTCTGTGGAAGGACTAGCATCTTGTTGGTATCGGTGGTGGCTTTTTGGTTAGTCCTCAATGTCTGTCTCTTACGCATCTCCTCTGGTACATTGATAGGCTCAAGTATAGTGCGCTGCCCTTTAAAGGTAAATATGCACTGATTCTTCTTTCCACCAGTGAGAACATCATTATCATACATCCATGGTctccctaaaagaacatcagttaGCTTCATAGGAATAACATCACACCATACCTTTTCTTCATATCGAGAAAGTTGTAATGGAACAAAACATCGCTGATTGACCTCCAAAGTGTTGCCATTCAGTAGGGATACTTTGTAAGGCTGCGGGTGTTTCTCTACCTTCAAATGtgctttcttcacaaacaactcagagacaacattaaCGCAGCTGCCACTGTCAACTATCACCTGTACAGTGCGATCAGCTGAACGCATGCGGCTGTAAAATATGCATGTACGTCGCCAATCCTcgcctttggtttcagccaccaatatgcaAGAAACCACATGAATTCCATAGGAGTCATCTTCATTTGCTTCAGCCCCATCATAATAATCAAcattttcgtcttcttcttccaatggGATTGGAAAGATATGGGAATTATCTTCATCAGGAGTATCGTCAGCGTCAACCATCACTGCTACTTTGTGACGTGTAGGACAATTTTTGGCATAATGTCCCCTCTCCTGACAATGAAAGCATTGCACTGTGGCAGTGCTAGGCATAGGTGCTTTCCCCTTGTGATCAGCACGTGGAGAAGGTGTGGTACGTGGAGGATAAGAAGTAGGATTTTTTGCTGAAAAATTTTTTGTGATCTCTCTAGCTTGATATCCAAACCTTCTACCCGTAGGAGCTAGTAACTCCTCTGCATGTACTGCCTTCTCGAAGCATTCCCTGACATTGGATACATCTACTACGCCAATAGCACGATTTATATCAGATCTCAAACCCAAACGAAAGCGGGAAAGTACCTGTAATTCATTCTCCCTGATGCCAGTGCGTGAATAGAGTGAATCAAACTGCTCCATATACTCTGCAACGGACATACTCCCTTGACGAAGAGTATTCAGCTTGTCCTGCAGTTGTGATCTAAAGTGTCGTGGTAAGTATTTGGCACTAAGatcttctttcatctcttccAAAGTAATGGGAGCTCTACCACGATCTTCTAGATccctttcttcagttctccacCATTCGCGGGCTGAGCCAACTAGCTTAGTACGTGCTAGTCTCATCTTACGTGACTCAGACAACTCATAccaatcaaaatagtcatctAAAGCagccaaccaatcataaaatacCTGTGGATCATGCTTTCCGttgaactcctttaattcaagcTTGACTTTTTGTGAATCATCAGTACGTCGACGGGGTGCTTCAAGATCACCATTGAAATAAGATCTTACATGCTCCTCAAAGGTAGGTGGTGCTGTAGGGGTTCTTTGTTGtgccctttcagcacttctcctATGTTGACGATGCACAGCAGATTGTAGTTGATACCTGTCCTCCCTCTCGAATGGTACATTGCTGCCTTGTATTGGAGTAACACTTTGGTTCTCAAGTCGCAGTAACCTGTCACTAATAGTTTTTTGATCAGCAGAGAgttgttgaaacatttcaatGACTTTTGCCATTGGATCAGGTGGAGGCGGCGGCCACTGTGACTCATTctctgccatgctctgataccaattgatgtaatactgaaattgaggaagctcaaaacagtaccagggtaggatcttttctcagagaatagggaattctagatatggagaataggatattgctaaaacttgttgaaagatgaaaaagatggaacaataaacaataatataacacccgggcttcacaccgcaaggtggatcggctggatcaaacaccaacctaccttgatcaaacacaagggatttcttgagcaaacacaagagattcttgatcaaacacaagaagagagttgcataagcaaactttgttttaaattctgagttgtccttgaatgcttacaattgatccctatttataggaccaactcaacaaaacattacatacccaacttccaactaacaatagtagaaagtcttcacttattaaagttggggtaggaaagtattcaccttccaactactaaagttgaaagagccttcacctaccaactaccaaaagtggaaaaatcctcacctcttaaagttacaatggaaaagtcatcccccaactaccaaaggtggaaaagtcttcatccctcaactaccaaaggtgaaaaaattttcatcccccaactaccaaaggtggtggaaaagtcttcacccatcatcacttacaaaagtgaattgatccccccatttagaaaagtaaaaagtaaaagtaaaaataacttctaaccacttaaattgaaccgatattggaccaacatggaccatggttcaattggaactaaactaagacataaaacataaaataaaaactaagtatgaaattaataagcatcaacaaggtaaggccacatgctagttactcttgttggccttcttcctcctacggatgtaggtcttcagatctgcatcacCTTGGCTTGGATTCCATAAAGTAATTAGTGCCTGAGATTGTAGGTTTTGAATCGCCTCGAGATGCAACTCAATCCCAATAATATGGGTCTGCCTGAGTTGTCTTCTTAGAACCCAATGGAATCAACCGAGTTCAATATACTGTCGAAACAGAAAAGCGACTTTGGCTGCAGTGAATTTTACTAGATGAAAGGGAAAGAACTAAGAataaagaagggggaaaaagcaGGAACTGAGAGAAGTGAAGATTTTAAACATTAGGAAGTAGGAGAGAGGATCTCGtaggagaagggaagagagaaagaagaagagatgagagagagggGGGTTGCTGAAGCACAAACCACATAGGCTTCTTCAAACAACTTCCAACTTCATTATATCAATCCTAAAATCCCAATAATAGGGTACAtacaaaatagaagaagaaacccATTTGAAAAAGAAACCTATCCTAGTTTGGAAACTCAaaacaattaggaaactaaatcctacATTGCTACCTACTATTTAATctatccaaataaaataaataaaagattacataatatgtttccaaattaaaattaatttgaaataTTCTGCTGAATCAGAACAAGGTTGGGACCTGGTTCATCTTGGTTTGATGGCCAGATTGGTTAAATTAGTTCAACCTCGAATCTGCAacatccactctctctctctctctctctctctctccatggtGTTCTGTTTTCAAGCGGCCAAGCCTTTCCAATTTCTGAGAAGGAAGAGATGGTGAAATGGTTGTCTATGAACTTTCGGAAGCAAGGACTCCCAACTCTGAAGGAGGTGTTGAGAGAGTTGTTGCTGGGAAGGTCTAGGAGTGGCTCTGATGTCGGGGATGCTCTAGCGAAGGAATAGCACCCTCTCATCTTCCTGAACCGCTGGTGGCAAGATCTGGGAGCCCAGGGTCGCAGGCGGAGATGTTGATGCAGTTGGAGGGCCTGATCCCAATAGCCACCAAAGGGGGTGGGGAAGGGGATGCTGTTGCTAGAGCCAGAGTCAATGACAGAtggcacctttttttttccagcaaatAATTTGAAGACGTGTATTATGCACTGGGGCCATTGCTTAGAGCAATGGTAAAAGGTCCGGGATGCCAGGGCAAATGTCCTGATTCGAGTCTTGAGGGTTGCCACTTTGCGCAAACTGCCAAAGGTTAAGACTGACTCTAAAGTCACCCCTCCCAGGACCCTGTATAGGCAGTACGAGCACTGGGTATTGACCTTTTATACGCTTATAATACATATAAAAGTCATAATTTTCTCGTCTCTCTGGAAAAAtctgaaatatatatttttttttcttacaatacGTACAGATACATTTAAAATGTACaaaaatttactaactatgcttTTGAGTTCAAATACCCAAAATATACTGAATTTGGTGAACTCCAAAACAGTATAGATGCATGCAAACACATGACCCAGACTGGCATTTGTAATGGACTTCAGAAGAGATTGCATCAAGGATAAGGTCAATGACATTTGCCACTTTTTTATTTCAATCAGGAATAGTTGTTGGAGTGAAATTGGAAATTTGTAAAGCAAGTTCCACCAACCACTGGGTCAAATTGAATTCAGGAAATCTgctacccaaaaagaaaaaaaaacttgaattcAGGAAATCATATTAAATCTCTTTTGCTGTGGCTTGACAGATCATATAAATGTTGCTTAAAGTTGGGATTTGGCTGATCTATTAAAGATTCTGCATTGATTCTATACTTGGATAGATTGCAAATCCTGAATCAGTTAAAA
This genomic stretch from Macadamia integrifolia cultivar HAES 741 chromosome 2, SCU_Mint_v3, whole genome shotgun sequence harbors:
- the LOC122063484 gene encoding uncharacterized protein LOC122063484 — its product is MAENESQWPPPPPDPMAKVIEMFQQLSADQKTISDRLLRLENQSVTPIQGSNVPFEREDRYQLQSAVHRQHRRSAERAQQRTPTAPPTFEEHVRSYFNGDLEAPRRRTDDSQKVKLELKEFNGKHDPQVFYDWLAALDDYFDWYELSESRKMRLARTKLVGSAREWWRTEERDLEDRGRAPITLEEMKEDLSAKYLPRHFRSQLQDKLNTLRQGSMSVAEYMEQFDSLYSRTGIRENELQVLSRFRLGLRSDINRAIGVVDVSNVRECFEKAVHAEELLAPTGRRFGYQAREITKNFSAKNPTSYPPRTTPSPRADHKGKAPMPSTATVQCFHCQERGHYAKNCPTRHKVAVMVDADDTPDEDNSHIFPIPLEEEDENVDYYDGAEANEDDSYGIHVVSCILVAETKGEDWRRTCIFYSRMRSADRTVQVIVDSGSCVNVVSELFVKKAHLKVEKHPQPYKVSLLNGNTLEVNQRCFVPLQLSRYEEKVWCDVIPMKLTDVLLGRPWMYDNDVLTGGKKNQCIFTFKGQRTILEPINVPEEMRKRQTLRTNQKATTDTNKMLVLPQKKILAVPQKQFERTSHDTGMILALVTREVTPPPTVQLTRPIRELLTDFSDLVPDELPNKLPPMRDIQHAIDLVPGSVLPNLPAYRLSPTEHTELKRQVDELLKKGFIIESLSPCAVPALLTPKKDGSWRMCVDSRAINKITVKYRFPIPRLDDMLDMLSGAKAFSKLDLRSGYHQIRIRPGDEWKTAFKTKDGLFEWKVMPFGLTNAPSTFMRVMTQVLRPFIGRFLVVYFDDILVYSKHPDDHIDHLKQVLRVLRMEKLYINLKKCSFMLPKVVFLGFIVSSKGVEADPEKIKSITNWPTPKTITEVRSFHGLASFYRRFIRNFSAVMAPITECMKQSKGKFEWTTAATKALHLIKKKMTEAPVLRLPDFNRVFEVATDASHIGLGGVLIQEGHPIAFYSEKLNDAKRRYSTYDLELYAVIQVLRHWRHYLIGKEFILYTDHEALKHLHSQKSISQKHAKWVAYLQEFVFAMKYKAGKENTVTDALSRKVLTINTFSAHAISIDQIRDEYASDKDFRVLYAELQQGEQHPKYSVHNGYLFFGTRLCIPDSSLRHHIIRELHGGGLGGHFGKDKTIIQVTDRREELMQI